In Pirellulales bacterium, the sequence TCGGCACCCACTTCAAATAATCCAGCGCGAAGCATCCAACATAAACCTACCATCCCCCATGAACATCATTCCCATCAAACACGCCCTGATTAGCGTCAGCGATAAGCTGGGGCTGGTCGAATTCGCTCGCGGCCTGGTTGCCCATAATGTGGAATTGTTCGCCTCCGGCGGCACACGCAAGCACTTAGAGCAGGCGGGCCTGGAGGTTCGCGAAATTTCCGCCTACACCGGTTTTCCCGAAATGATGGATGGCCGCATTAAAACGCTCCACCCGAAAGTCCACGGCGGCATTTTGTGCCGGCACGATCGCCCCGACGACCGCGCCGCGATGGAGCAGCACGGCATTGTGCCGTTCGAACTGGTTATCGTGAATTTGTATCCGTTTGAAGCGACCATCGTTCGGCCGGATGTAACCGATGCCGAAGCGATCGAGAACATCGACATTGGCGGACCCACGCTGATTCGCGGCGCGGCAAAAAATCATGCCTTCACGGCGGTGGCTACGTCGACCGAGCAATACGCCGGCATTCTGGAGCAAATCACCCAGCATGGCGGCGCCACGCTGGAGCTGCGGCGGAAATTGGCGGCGGAAGCGTTTGAATTGACCGCCCGCTACGATCGCGCGATTGCCGATTATTTTGCAGGCAGCAAATTCCGCTCGGCCGGCGATGATCCTTCAGACCGCTTGGGAGAAGGGGGCATCGACGACCTGCCTCGACGCGGCGAAGGCGCGGAGCGCGGCACATTTCCGCCGGCCATTGCTCTGCACCTTCAGCGTCGTGAAGTGCTGCGATACGGTGAAAACCCGCACCAGAAGGCGGCCCTGTATGCGTTGCCTTCGGCATCAGGAAGCAAAGCGGGAACGAATTTGGTATCCGCCCATCAACTGCACGGCAAAGAACTGTCGTACAACAATTTGCTCGATTTGGACTCGGCGCTGGCCATTGGCCGTTCGTTGCCAGAGCCGGCTGCGGTTGTGATTAAGCACAACAATCCCTGCGGGGCGGCGACGGCCGATTCGTTGGCTACGGCCATGCGGAATGCATTAGCGGGCGATCCGGTCAGCGCTTTCGGCGGCGTGGTGGGAGTGAATGTGCCCCTGGATGCCGCCACGGCCGATGTGCTGACCGAGCCTGATCGTTTCATCGAAGCCATTGTCGCGCCGCAATTCGAGCCCGCCGCTTTGGAAATTCTGACGACCAAGCCCAAGTGGAAAACCAATGTGCGTTTGCTGCAAGTGGGATCGCTGCATGGTCCGGTCGATCCGTGGCTGTTCCGGCCGATTGATGGCGGCTTTTTGTTGCAAGAAGCCGATATCGCCCCTGATCCGGAAGCCGAATGGCACGTGGTCACTACGCACCAGCCGACCGCTGCGCAATTGGCCGAATTAAAATTTGCCTGGGCCGTGGTGCGGCACGTCAAATCCAACGCGATCGTGCTGGCGGCGCAGCGCATGGTGATTGGCGTCGGCGCGGGACAGATGAGCCGGGTCGATTCCACGCAAATTGCTTTGCAAAAAGCCGGGGCACGAGCCGCTGGCAGCGTGCTGGCTTCCGATGCATTTTTCCCGTTCGCCGATTCCATCCGGTTGGCGGCCGCCGCGGGCGTGAAAGCAGTCATTCAACCCGGCGGAAGCAAGCGCGACGACGAAGTAATTGCCGCCTGCAACGCCGCAGGCATAGCCATGATCTTCACCGGCCGGCGACATTTTCGACACTAGAATTGGTGAGGGGTGAGTTGTGAGTGGCACCTCTCATTCCTCACCACTCACTACTCACCACTCACTCCGCCGCCATGTCTGTGCTCGACAAAATTATCGCCAGCAAACAGCGCGAAATTGAAGCCGCCAAAGCGGCCCAGACGGAAGCGCAGGTTCGGGCAGCCGCGGAAAAAGCCCCACCGCCGCGTAATTTCTTCGCTGCGCTCGCCGGCCCGGGGCCCATCAAGCTGATCGCCGAAGTCAAAAAAGCTAGCCCCAGCGCCGGCGTGATTCGGGCCGATTTCAAGCCCGTGGAAAGAGCCCGAATTTATCAGCAACACGGCGCGGCTTGTTTGAGCGTGCTGACGGATGAACCATTCTTTCAAGGCAAGTTGGAATATCTGCGCGACATTCGGGCCGCCGTGGCGCTGCCGGTGCTGCGAAAGGATTTCATTCTGGAAAAATGCCAACTGTACGAAGCACGTGCCGCTGGCGCCGACGCCGTGCTGCTCATCGCCGAGTGTTTAGACGATTGCCATTTGCGGGCCTTGCACAACGAGACGATTGCGCTGGGAATGACGCCGCTGGTGGAGTTGTACGAGCCGGCCAATTTACAGCGCGTGCTCGATGTCGGGGCTACTTTGATTGGCATCAACAATCGAGATTTGCACACCTTCAAAACCGATTTGGAACACACGCTCCGGCTGCGCGAGCAAGTGCCCGACTCGTGCATCCTCGTGGCCGAAAGTGGCATTCGCACCCGAGCCGACGTGCAACGGTTGGAAGCCGCTGGGGTGAATGCCATTTTAGTAGGCGAAACGCTGATGGCCAGCCCGAACATTGGCGCGGCCGTGGATGCGCTGTTACGAGATTGAATCGATCATCTCGCCCCATAGCCGCGCTAATCTGCGGCCGGTCACGCACAAGGGATAATCGTCCAAGGACGAGGGTTCAATCCAGCGCATTTCACTGTGTCCATTAGTGGAAGGAGCGAGGTTTCGAAGCCGGCCGGTTTTGCGAGAGTGGGCGACAAAACAATCGAGTGTAATGCGAAATCGCGTAACGCTATGCCGCAGCGTGGCGAAATGCTTGGCATCAAAAATGATCACACCGGTCATTTGTCTCACGCGCTCGATGATTTCTATTTTCCGCTGCGGCGTGACCATCCCGGCGTGCCGGGACGGCTTTTTGATTGTGTTTTTTTGTTTTCGCGGTTTGTTTGTTAATTGCTTCATTGGAAATCGCGGGAAATCCCACAGGCCGGACCAGCGCTCGGCGGGACCGCATTTTCGCAGCAGTATTTTACCACGGCGAAATATGATCACCGCCGCCTCGCTCACGTTGATTACTTCCGGCTGCGGGCGCGGAGCAGGAATTTGATTCTGCCATCCACCATGCTGCGTAGGGCAAAGCTCCCGGAGCGGGCATTCGCCGCATTTCGGGTTTCGCGGCGTGCAAACCAGGCTGCCCAGTTCCATCAGCGCTTGATTCAGTTCGCCACTGCCGCGCTTGGTTAAAAAATCTTCCGCCGCTTGCCAGAGAAGTTGTTGTCCCGCGCGACCGGATACATCGCCACGATAAGCCAACAAACGGCACAGTAAGCGCACGGTATTGGCTTCCAATATGGGAGCGGAGATGTCGAAGGCGATCGATAAAATTGCTCCGGCAGTATAACGACCGATACCCGGCAGTTGCCGCAAAGTTTGTAGATCGTTGGGAAACGCGCCGCCATGCTTGGCCATGATAATTTTCGCCGCGGCGTGCATTTGCCGGGCGCGGCGATAGTATCCCAGGCCTTCCCATAACCGTAGCACTTGGTCTTCCTGTGCCGAAGCCAACGCTGCCACAGTCGGGAGGGCAGCCATGAATTTCGCATAATACCGTTCCACCGTGGCGACTTGCGTTTGCTGCAGCATGATTTCGCTGACCCAAATGGCATACGGATCAGTCGTGCGCCGCCAGGGCAAATCGCGCGCATTGTGCCGATACCATTTCAACAGCCGGCGGCGGGCACGGTGCAGCCAACCGGACGATGGAAGGCGATGTTTTGCTGCTATTTTTTCTCGCGCCGCAGGCATGAATATGAATGGAGAGTTTACCTGGCTCAGGTTCATGGGGGGTAATCGGTGGACGAACCCGGCGCGGTAGTTTACGCTGCAAGGACCAAATTCTATCGCACTGGGAAGAACTATCCAGCGACTGCCGTGGCCAAGCGAAAATCATCTCG encodes:
- the purH gene encoding bifunctional phosphoribosylaminoimidazolecarboxamide formyltransferase/IMP cyclohydrolase, with amino-acid sequence MNIIPIKHALISVSDKLGLVEFARGLVAHNVELFASGGTRKHLEQAGLEVREISAYTGFPEMMDGRIKTLHPKVHGGILCRHDRPDDRAAMEQHGIVPFELVIVNLYPFEATIVRPDVTDAEAIENIDIGGPTLIRGAAKNHAFTAVATSTEQYAGILEQITQHGGATLELRRKLAAEAFELTARYDRAIADYFAGSKFRSAGDDPSDRLGEGGIDDLPRRGEGAERGTFPPAIALHLQRREVLRYGENPHQKAALYALPSASGSKAGTNLVSAHQLHGKELSYNNLLDLDSALAIGRSLPEPAAVVIKHNNPCGAATADSLATAMRNALAGDPVSAFGGVVGVNVPLDAATADVLTEPDRFIEAIVAPQFEPAALEILTTKPKWKTNVRLLQVGSLHGPVDPWLFRPIDGGFLLQEADIAPDPEAEWHVVTTHQPTAAQLAELKFAWAVVRHVKSNAIVLAAQRMVIGVGAGQMSRVDSTQIALQKAGARAAGSVLASDAFFPFADSIRLAAAAGVKAVIQPGGSKRDDEVIAACNAAGIAMIFTGRRHFRH
- the trpC gene encoding indole-3-glycerol phosphate synthase TrpC, with the translated sequence MSVLDKIIASKQREIEAAKAAQTEAQVRAAAEKAPPPRNFFAALAGPGPIKLIAEVKKASPSAGVIRADFKPVERARIYQQHGAACLSVLTDEPFFQGKLEYLRDIRAAVALPVLRKDFILEKCQLYEARAAGADAVLLIAECLDDCHLRALHNETIALGMTPLVELYEPANLQRVLDVGATLIGINNRDLHTFKTDLEHTLRLREQVPDSCILVAESGIRTRADVQRLEAAGVNAILVGETLMASPNIGAAVDALLRD
- the mutY gene encoding A/G-specific adenine glycosylase: MPAAREKIAAKHRLPSSGWLHRARRRLLKWYRHNARDLPWRRTTDPYAIWVSEIMLQQTQVATVERYYAKFMAALPTVAALASAQEDQVLRLWEGLGYYRRARQMHAAAKIIMAKHGGAFPNDLQTLRQLPGIGRYTAGAILSIAFDISAPILEANTVRLLCRLLAYRGDVSGRAGQQLLWQAAEDFLTKRGSGELNQALMELGSLVCTPRNPKCGECPLRELCPTQHGGWQNQIPAPRPQPEVINVSEAAVIIFRRGKILLRKCGPAERWSGLWDFPRFPMKQLTNKPRKQKNTIKKPSRHAGMVTPQRKIEIIERVRQMTGVIIFDAKHFATLRHSVTRFRITLDCFVAHSRKTGRLRNLAPSTNGHSEMRWIEPSSLDDYPLCVTGRRLARLWGEMIDSIS